From Streptomyces sp. NBC_01460, a single genomic window includes:
- a CDS encoding Pycsar system effector family protein: protein MQAGRRQWVRECASYAFTEVQRADVKATVLCGVAGALLGVGVVGLTGAWGVRWVLACSLTVACVLLGLSVGVSLWAIRPVIPAGGFQRELAGCGGVRGLEEFVAAVGRGGAVDEQWWEVRRLWVLSVLAGRKLMWVRLGVDLVISALVVAGLGVLITYVLG, encoded by the coding sequence ATGCAGGCGGGTCGGAGGCAGTGGGTTCGGGAGTGCGCTTCGTATGCGTTTACTGAGGTGCAGCGGGCGGATGTGAAGGCGACGGTGCTGTGTGGGGTGGCCGGGGCTCTGTTGGGTGTGGGGGTTGTCGGTCTGACGGGTGCGTGGGGTGTTCGGTGGGTGTTGGCCTGTTCTCTGACGGTGGCGTGTGTGCTGCTGGGGTTGAGTGTCGGGGTTTCGCTGTGGGCCATAAGGCCAGTGATTCCTGCTGGGGGGTTTCAGCGTGAGTTGGCGGGGTGTGGGGGTGTGCGTGGTCTTGAGGAGTTTGTGGCTGCGGTGGGGCGTGGGGGTGCGGTCGATGAGCAGTGGTGGGAGGTGCGTCGGTTGTGGGTGCTGAGTGTGCTGGCTGGTCGTAAGTTGATGTGGGTGCGTCTAGGGGTTGATTTGGTCATTTCGGCTCTGGTTGTGGCTGGATTGGGTGTGTTGATCACCTACGTGTTGGGTTGA